A DNA window from Aspergillus nidulans FGSC A4 chromosome V contains the following coding sequences:
- a CDS encoding C2 domain protein (transcript_id=CADANIAT00003446), with amino-acid sequence MPAHPKGSSSPTQHRVGEHWSGNNPVPTIGRFIERLQADQQDREAHQKASASKTHDEQTDENAVPHRPQKVGKGRTREVTDPTTGREIEVEDLDESAMEPVKNPKLVVPNANLGKDTPVRSDSNQPLSEYKENQDITAPPDPIAEGTTSDVPIHGERTNILFHPTPTVSFKPMFENLEKRGASLCIGIVAGIIVLGRTFGASYWGLFPLAFCIASGVWLWVQEVIRSGREMEWSSEQLRGQVATANLIPESVEWMNTFLGIIWGLINPDMLAPISDTIEDIMQASSPGVIENVRIAEIDQGNNPIRLLSLRALPDENVQQLKENASRDNRENKDPDEAAALEEGGSFYNFEASFAYHAKPTGQSASAKARNMHMQLVFYLGVRGLFGVPFPVFVELIEMVGTVRGRLQLVPEVPFVKDLTFSLAGIPHIKAGCMPMFKTGVNVLNLPLISNFVNYAIGAACGMFAAPKSMTMDLSMLAKGDDIVKETQALGVMWVRIHRAVGLSKQDKRGSEGGGSDPYINLSFSKYGKPMYCTRVITDDLNPVWEETAALLVNAELIKANENLSVELWDSDRHTADDIVGKVELPIREMIQHPCRMYQHVSKLQGMNEGSEMPGELHWEVGFFGKPKLRNELRTDGKVKDLPENLKADKQFEDDKGVITTEEEEAVTHTPPDPLWPSGILSVIVHQIVNLQLVNVKGSNGNRQGREYEPAKPYGENTEEQGGELPTSYCKIMLNDELIYRTRAKALSSKPIFNAGTERFVRDWRSAVVCVTVRDQRYREHDPILGVVPLKLSELFQTSSQVTRWYPLDGGVGFGRIRISLLFRHVETKLPPQMLGWDVGTFKFTGNLTAQGLSQKTKVRVRTGGSSSKIPRHVCSVNADNSVSFDISNIDLRLPVKHRYRSPVVFEFVSQGKRHHTGYATLWLQHLVDNNDTPIDIPIWQTKNGTRLTQNYITEDNLEEKRSPGLEDIQEVGRLRFSCVFTPGIDESHEHFVVDNNSRETFETWEACMAEGARPRHIEAEVPERTEQMHEKSLLQGRDILKVADPKERRRWIDKEGRDWSGAFGQDPLAQIQEQEKSGKEEPGQEDGLMHLPDDDSHSDTSDSSNEHGREHKHGDTANAIVEPSNPIASDPVSNQDTQATPNNGTPPSSSYTQRTSTGTSQISTINTADTASSSTTSKRAAKRSEQRQQRGLMQWKPARNAQFAKDEAKYAFRKVRQHFSGDLSGREPDIETETGS; translated from the exons ATGCCTGCTCACCCAAAGGGGTCGAGTTCCCCTACGCAACACCGGGTTGGGGAGCACTGGAGTGGAAACAACCCTGTCCCGACGATCGGCCGATTTATTGAACGTCTCCAGGCAGACCAGCAGGACCGCGAAGCACATCAGAAAGCGTCGGCGTCGAAGACGCATGACGAACAGACAGACGAGAATGCTGTTCCACATCGACCACAGAAGGTGGGCAAGGGGAGGACCCGAGAAGTCACAGACCCTACGACGggaagagagattgaggttgaggatttGGACGAGTCTGCTATGGAGCCTGTAAAGAACCCGAAG TTGGTTGTACCTAATGCCAACCTCGGTAAGGATACG CCAGTAAGGTCCGACTCGAATCAACCGCTATCCGAATATAAGGAAAACCAAGATATTACAGCACCGCCGGATCCCATCGCAGAGGGTACTACATCCGACGTGCCCATTCACGGAGAGAGAACGaacatcctcttccacccgACGCCGACGGTCTCCTTCAAACCCATGTTTGAGAACTTGGAAAAGCGAGGGGCCAGTCTATGTATTGGCATCGTGGCCGGGATCATTGTCCTCGGCCGGACTTTTGGCGCCTCATACTGGGGACTTTTCCCTCTAGCTTTCTGTATTGCCAGTGGCGTCTGGCTATGGGTACAGGAAGTGATCCGCAGTGGCAGAGAGATGGAATGGAGTAGTGAACAGTTACGTGGACAAGTT GCGACAGCGAATTTGATCCCAGAATCCGTTGAATGGATGAATACGTTTTTGGGCATAATCTGGGGCCTGATCAACCCGGACATGTTAGCACCGATCTCTGATACCATTGAAGATATTATGCAAGCGTCCTCACCTGGTGTGATTGAGAATGTTCGAATTGCAGAAATTGATCAGGGAAACAATCCAATACGGCTTTTAAGTCTGCGAGCTCTTCCGGATGAGAATGTGCAACAGTTAAAGGAGAATGCCTCTCGAGACAATAGGGAAAACAAGGACCCAGACGAAGCAGCGGCGCTGGAAGAAGGGGGGAGCTTTTACAATTTCGAAGCATCTTTCGCCTACCATGCAAAGCCCACCGGCCAGAGCGCTTCTGCTAAAGCCCGCAACATGCACATGCAGCTTGTCTTCTATCTTGGAGTTCGTGGACTCTTCGGAGTGCCTTTCCCAGTCTTCGTGGAGCTGATAGAGATGGTTGGAACAGTGCGTGGAAGGCTTCAGCTAGTTCCCGAGGTGCCGTTCGTCAAAGACTTGACATTTAGTCTGGCTGGTATCCCTCATATCAAAGCCGGCTGTATGCCGATGTTCAAAACAGGCGTCAACGTTTTAAACCTCCCCTTAATTTCCAACTTTGTCAACTACGCCATTGGTGCCGCTTGCGGTATGTTCGCCGCTCCTAAGTCTATGACGATGGATCTTAGTATGCTGGCAAAGGGTGATGATATTGTTAAGGAAACGCAGGCGCTTGGAGTCATGTGGGTTCGCATTCATCGTGCGGTGGGCTTGAGCAAGCAAGACAAGCGTGGCAGTGAGGGTGGCGGTAGCGACCCTTATATCAACCTTTCGTTCTCGAAATATGGAAAGCCGATGTATTGCACCCGTGTGATCACAGATGATCTGAATCCAGTCTGGGAAGAAACGGCAGCACTACTTGTGAATGCTGAACTCATCAAGGCGAACGAGAACCTTAGCGTTGAGCTCTGGGACTCTGATCGTCACACAGCGGATGATATTGTTGGCAAGGTGGAGCTGCCTATTCGCGAAATGATCCAGCATCCATGCCGGATGTACCAGCATGTATCAAAACTTCAGGGTATGAACGAGGGAAGTGAAATGCCCGGCGAGCTGCACTGGGAAGTCGGATTCTTTGGCAAGCCGAAACTGAGGAATGAGCTGAGGACCGAcggcaaggtcaaggatTTGCCGGAGAATCTGAAAGCCGACAAGCAATTTGAGGACGACAAGGGTGTCATCAccacggaggaagaggaagccgtCACGCATACTCCGCCTGATCCTTTGTGGCCAAGCGGTATTCTCAGTGTCATCGTGCATCAGATTGTCAACCTCCAGCTTGTCAATGTCAAAGGAAGTAACGGAAACCGCCAAGGGAGAGAGTATGAGCCGGCAAAGCCTTACGGAGAGAACACTGAGGAGCAAGGTGGAGAGCTGCCCACCAGCTACTGCAAGATCATGCTAAACGACGAACTC ATCTATCGCACACGAGCGAAAGCTCTGAGCTCGAAACCAATCTTTAATGCTGGAACAGAGCGGTTCGTGCGCGACTGGCGCTCAGCAGTGGTGTGTGTGACGGTCAGAGACCAGAGATACAGAGAGCACGACCCTATTTTAGGTGTCGTTCCTCTGAAACTGTCAGAACTCTTCCAGACCAGCTCCCAGGTCACCAGGTGGTACCCCCTTGACGGAGGAGTTGGCTTTGGCCGAATCCGCATTTCGCTCCTGTTCAGGCACGTTGAGACTAAACTGCCTCCCCAAATGCTTGGATGGGACGTTGGAACTTTCAAGTTCACCGGGAATCTCACCGCACAAGGCCTCagccagaagaccaaggttCGCGTACGTACAGGAGGAAGTAGTAGCAAGATCCCGCGGCACGTATGCAGCGTCAACGCAGACAACTCGGTTTCCTTCGACATCTCTAACATTGATCTGCGCCTCCCCGTCAAGCATCGCTACCGGTCTCCCGTCGTATTCGAATTCGTTTCTCAAGGAAAGCGCCATCACACGGGTTACGCAACCCTCTGGCTGCAACACCTCGTCGATAACAACGATACCCCCATCGATATCCCAATTTGGCAAACGAAGAATGGCACGCGCCTGACGCAGAACTATATAACCGAAGACAATCTCGAGGAAAAACGCAGCCCAGGTCTCGAGGATATCCAGGAGGTTGGGCGCCTCCGGTTCAGCTGCGTTTTCACTCCTGGCATTGACGAATCCCATGAGCACTTCGTTGTTGATAACAACTCCCGCGAGACCTTCGAGACGTGGGAGGCTTGTATGGCCGAGggcgcccgtccgcgtcATATCGAGGCTGAAGTCCCCGAACGTACTGAGCAGATGCACGAGAAGTCACTCCTCCAGGGCCGCGATATCCTCAAGGTCGCTGATCCCAAGGAGCGCCGCCGCTGGATTGACAAGGAGGGTCGAGACTGGAGCGGCGCATTCGGCCAAGATCCCCTTGCTCAGATACAGGAGCAAGAGAAAAGTGGAAAGGAAGAGCCTGGTCAAGAGGATGGTTTGATGCACTTACCAGATGACGACTCGCACTCAGACACCAGCGATTCCTCCAACGAACACGGACGAGAACATAAACACGGAGATACAGCCAACGCCATAGTCGAACCCTCGAACCCGATTGCGTCCGACCCCGTCTCCAACCAGGACACCCAAGCTACGCCAAACAACGGCACCCCGCCTAGCAGTAGCTACACCCAGCGCACAAGCACGGGCACGAGCCAGATATCCACCATCAACACTGCCGACACGgcttcaagctcaacaacCTCTAAGCGCGCCGCCAAGCGCAGcgagcagcgccagcagcgtGGCCTCATGCAGTGGAAGCCCGCTCGTAATGCTCAGTTTGCAAAAGACGAGGCCAAGTATGCCTTCAGAAAAGTCCGACAACACTTCAGTGGGGATCTGTCGGGTAGGGAGCCGGATATTGAGACGGAGACAGGGAGCTAG
- a CDS encoding DEAD/DEAH box helicase (transcript_id=CADANIAT00003447), which yields MQSATDGLQPYSSMAGKLDQKLLQALNVLGFEYMSPVQQRVLTELPTWRSDCLVQAKTGTGKTVAFLLPALHCLIQGQSQVRRGQVAILIITPTRELAQQIAKSCDELTSQLSRPLECHIAVGGTARASAHSRFMNGDPSILVATPGRLKDYLSESETAEKLKDIQTLVLDEADTMLETGFLADVKQILKLIPSKSTGWQGMCFSATLPPKVKDVVSVVLNPGYTSISTVDKNEPPTHERVPQYYVLMPSVAETFTTLSSLLAHESKKNTKIIVFGVTANMVALSHSAFANGLTPLKVFEIHSRLSQSARTRTTSQFKEADAGILFASDVIGRGMDFPNVDLVVQVGLPSNAEQYVHRVGRTARAGNDGRAVILLTESESFFLKANRHLPIQPHPDASSILANATSCSPAVTQAMYAVDETTKQRAYSSYIGFFAGSGLMKQLRLDKPGLVQLANELAIKGMACPEPPPMDKKIVGKMGLKGVPGFNYASAEQLAAARPKHRGPPHAKANGNGTGTNGTPPHARARDAPSAGTGRGERNGGEKRRGGRRGGRAGRGANGGRGGQQSV from the coding sequence ATGCAGAGCGCTACAGACGGCCTCCAGCCATACAGCTCTATGGCCGGCAAACTCGACCAGAAGCTGCTTCAAGCCCTCAACGTGCTGGGCTTCGAGTACATGTCGCCCGTGCAGCAGCGAGTCCTCACAGAGCTTCCCACATGGCGCAGCGACTGTCTCGTGCAGGCAAAAACAGGCACCGGTAAAACTGTGGCTTTTTTGCTGCCTGCTTTGCATTGCTTAATACAAGGCCAGAGCCAGGTCAGGAGAGGGCAAGTGGCGATCCTCATCATCACGCCAACCAGAGAGCTCGCACAGCAGATCGCCAAGTCATGCGATGAGCTTACCTCACAGCTTTCAAGACCGCTGGAATGTCATATTGCTGTTGGTGGGACCGCGCGAGCGTCCGCGCACTCGCGGTTCATGAACGGGGACCCGTCCATTCTTGTAGCTACACCTGGGCGGCTGAAGGATTACCTCTCTGAGTCTGAGACTGcagagaagctcaaggataTCCAGACCCTCGTTCTGGATGAAGCGGACACGATGCTCGAGACCGGGTTCCTGGCGGACGTCAAGCAGATCCTCAAGCTGATCCCGTCAAAGAGCACCGGTTGGCAAGGTATGTGCTTCTCAGCCACTCTACCACCAAAGGTCAAGGATGTGGTCAGCGTTGTCTTGAATCCAGGGTACACCAGCATTTCGACAGTGGACAAGAACGAACCGCCCACCCACGAGCGCGTGCCTCAGTACTATGTCCTTATGCCCTCCGTAGCCGAAACATTCACgaccctctcctccctcttgGCCCACGAGTCCAAGAAGAATACCAagatcatcgtcttcggcgtCACAGCCAACATGGTCGCCCTTTCTCACAGCGCCTTCGCCAACGGCCTCACGCCCCTTAAGGTCTTTGAGATCCACTCCCGCCTCTCGCAGTCTGCGCGCACAAGGACAACCTCCCAGTTCAAAGAAGCAGACGCAGGCATCCTCTTCGCGTCCGATGTCATTGGCCGCGGTATGGACTTCCCCAACGTCGACTTGGTAGTCCAAGTCGGGCTCCCCTCCAACGCCGAGCAATACGTCCACCGCGTCGGGCGCACTGCCCGCGCTGGCAACGACGGCCGCGCAGTCATCCTTCTAACAGAGTCCGAGTCCTTCTTCCTTAAAGCAAACCGCCATCTTCCCATCCAGCCGCACCCAGACGCAAGCAGTATCCTCGCCAATGCCACTAGCTGCAGTCCAGCCGTCACACAGGCCATGTACGCCGTCGACGAGACGACGAAGCAGCGCGCCTACTCATCGTACATCGGCTTTTTCGCTGGGTCAGGACTAATGAAGCAGCTCCGTCTCGATAAGCCCGGTCTCGTACAGCTGGCTAATGAGCTCGCTATTAAGGGCATGGCTTGCCCAGAGCCCCCGCCTATGGATAAAAAGATCGTCGGCAAGATGGGGCTCAAGGGTGTTCCGGGCTTCAACTACGCGAGCGCGGAGCAGTTGGCTGCTGCTAGACCCAAACACCGGGGTCCGCCTCATGCTAAGGCTAATGGCAATGGCACTGGTACTAATGGGACACCGCCCCATGCTAGAGCGAGGGATGCGCCCAGTGCTGGGACGGGAAGGGGCGAGCGGAATGGGGGGGAGAAGAGGCGCGGTGGGCGGCGCGGTGGACGCGCAGGACGGGGAGCTAATGGAGGACGGGGTGGGCAACAGAGTGTCTGA
- a CDS encoding uncharacterized protein (transcript_id=CADANIAT00003448): protein MPGTLALATAQLAIILDRPLDGKPHRPGDTIAGRVYRTAPGVAPEAKVTVTIRGRCKSKINIRRGNSTSVYRTNFDALSTPTGVETHVLTLGQPLHIPQGSPGESWPFAIKIPDLVYDIRDEWQQKYFTAPGGHLDTPFPPPASYVFTGSSLMGDSCYAFTEYWVEAHIELLRQHKGRTVADRHTAIAPFPLRNVHLGPAITEFNMREFKRHHTTWAYRLVPGTTKISFGQKTRQLFASSKVPKIGLRIRLSLPHTLQVGNEQTIPTTLHIDPDLDSTSLAIHGIQQEILITAVRVKVKPTTTVQAERHDFSKSTESVSLVPPGNGNRPLRMVVTPGGKASEPLALGEILGIRLPAGCLYPNLITYNIVRSHELKWELDGEIAGSAFKLGSWHPVRVLPEPDVEGPPRYAP from the coding sequence ATGCCAGGGACACTCGCTCTCGCAACGGCGCAGCTCGCAATTATTTTAGACCGGCCGCTGGACGGCAAACCGCACCGGCCCGGCGATACAATCGCCGGCCGAGTATACCGCACGGCGCCAGGAGTCGCCCCAGAAGCCAAAGTCACAGTCACGATCCGTGGGCGCTGTAAGTCGAAGATCAATATCCGACGGGGCAATTCCACGTCCGTCTACAGAACCAACTTTGACGCCTTGAGCACGCCGACGGGGGTCGAGACACATGTTCTGACTCTCGGACAGCCGCTGCATATCCCCCAAGGCAGTCCCGGGGAGTCGTGGCCGTTTGCGATCAAGATCCCAGACCTGGTCTATGACATCCGCGACGAATGGCAGCAGAAGTATTTTACCGCGCCGGGCGGCCACCTGGACACGCCGTTCCCGCCGCCGGCGAGCTATGTGTTTACCGGGAGCTCGCTCATGGGGGATTCCTGCTATGCATTTACAGAGTACTGGGTCGAAGCGCACATCGAGCTCTTGCGGCAGCACAAGGGGCGGACGGTGGCCGACCGGCACACGGCCATCGCGCCGTTTCCGCTGCGAAACGTCCACCTGGGCCCGGCCATCACCGAGTTCAATATGCGCGAGTTCAAAAGACACCATACGACGTGGGCATACCGGCTCGTCCCCGGTACCACCAAGATCAGTTTCGggcagaagacgagacaGCTGTTCGCCTCGTCCAAAGTCCCAAAAATCGGCCTCCGCATCAGACTCTCGCTGCCCCATACATTGCAAGTCGGCAACGAGCAGACCATCCCAACCACTCTACATATCGACCCTGACCTGGACTCAACGAGCCTCGCCATTCACGGTATCCAACAAGAGATCCTCATCACAGCGGTCCGGGTCAAAGTCAAGCCGACGACGACCGTGCAGGCCGAGCGGCACGACTTCTCCAAATCCACCGAGAGCGTGAGTCTCGTTCCGCCGGGCAACGGCAACCGGCCACTGCGCATGGTAGTGACTCCTGGCGGAAAGGCCAGCGAACCGCTTGCCCTGGGCGAGATCCTGGGGATCAGGCTGCCGGCAGGCTGCCTGTATCCAAATCTGATCACGTACAATATCGTCCGCTCGCATGAACTGAAATGGGAATTGGACGGCGAGATCGCCGGGAGTGCATTCAAGCTGGGGTCCTGGCACCCAGTGAGGGTCTTACCTGAGCCAGACGTGGAGGGCCCTCCACGGTACGCCCCTTGA
- a CDS encoding uncharacterized protein (transcript_id=CADANIAT00003449), producing the protein MLATQMPPPASHLRTASSSSGAEAAASLPVMSPALPSQHQHSTAPASHPHSSMSCGLTSKAPNRPALSRPKLTLQTSSLPMSFSTSSTGLSLSLATGPTASPTVRNTFKNAYDVTYPSSATISPSRSTGNRFSKPSSPYTPSNPYQLPIGVKSILRNSYLESSKRRANSVGPSNGSSGRRVFFPTKKQVSYRYPLEEEIKTIKYTAAHSDLVSDSESGSCETSSDDDSDYSTSSLVSSDTTPSDEETNTLEKKKKKRKYRSNERQVRAVALMEGLKDPYSSQSQTPQTPRQGRLKRRREWRWTLGPLEEAGTATDSSQPGSGSPAPAPSGSEPHRDPGEPSTPAPNATSTAPSQPPPQPLPVSLPAHHDTSDANTASSRGTEESDPKPPQ; encoded by the coding sequence atGCTCGCAACCCAAATGCCCCCTCCGGCTTCACATCTTCGCActgcctcgtcttcgtcgggcgctgaagcagcagcttcGCTCCCGGTCATGTCTCCAGCACTCCCTTCACAGCATCAACACTCGACCGCGCCTGCGTCGCATCCGCACTCCAGCATGTCCTGCGGCCTCACCTCGAAGGCGCCTAACCGGCCTGCGCTCTCGCGGCCGAAACTCACGCTCCAGACCTCGTCGCTCCCCATGtccttcagcacctcgtCTACGGGcctctcgctctcgctggcTACAGGGCCGACGGCGTCTCCTACCGTTCGTAACACCTTTAAGAACGCCTACGACGTGACCTACCCGTCCTCGGCGACCATCTCGCCGTCTCGATCGACCGGCAACCGCTTTTCCaagccgtcgtcgccgtATACCCCAAGCAACCCGTACCAGCTGCCTATCGGCGTCAAGAGCATCCTCCGCAACTCGTACCTGGAATCGTCCAAACGACGGGCCAACTCTGTCGGCCCGTCCAACGGGTCATCGGGACGCCGGGTATTCTTCCCAACCAAAAAGCAGGTCAGCTACCGGTACCcgctcgaagaagagatcaAGACCATCAAGTATACAGCCGCACACTCGGATCTGGTCTCTGACTCGGAGTCTGGGTCCTGTGAAACAAGCTCTGACGACGACTCGGATTACTCCACTTCGAGTCTCGTCTCGTCCGATACTACGCCCTCAGATGAAGAGACGAATacgttggagaagaagaaaaagaagcgaaaaTACCGCAGCAACGAACGCCAAGTCCGCGCCGTCGCTCTCATGGAAGGACTGAAAGACCCGTACTCCTCGCAGAGCCAAACACCACAGACGCCCCGGCAAGGCCGTCTCAAGCGCCGTCGCGAATGGAGGTGGACACTTGGGccgcttgaagaagctggaacCGCGACAGATTCATCACAACCTGGTTCAGGCTCCCCGGCACCCGCTCCCTCAGGATCAGAACCGCATCGGGATCCAGGAGAACCCAGCACGCCGGCCCCCAACGCGACCTCGACGGCCCCATCTCAGCCACCGCCGCAACCGCTTCCAGTCTCGCTGCCGGCGCACCATGACACATCCGACGCAAACACCGCTTCCTCgcgaggaacagaagaatCAGACCCTAAACCGCCCCAATAA